The Granulicella sibirica DNA segment GGTTCGCATTCCAATCGTCACGAGGCGTGATAGCCGGGTGATGCGGAACCTAGTCTTCTGAAGGTTTTAGAAATCTGATTTGGACTGGCCGGGATCAAATGTTCTCAGCCAGTCCGCATCATTTTGGAGCGCGAGGCATCTACGCCTCTGGTTTGCGTTCTGGTGGGGTCTCCTTCGGAGGGGCGGGATGCGGAGCCGTCTTAGGGGCTGGCGGCCTAGGTGCAGCTTTTGGAGCGGGCTTTGATACTGGAGCAGTTTGGGGCCGTGGAGCCGGTTCAGTTCCTGGGCGTGGGGACTGCTCTGCAGGTCTTGCTCCTGGGAGTGGCTTTACAGGTGTTGCTTGGCCTGGCCGGGTAGCAGGAGCTTGGGCCGGTTTAGCCTCTGGGGCCGGGTGAACTGCAGCGGGAGGGTTGGAGGTCTTGGCCGCAGGCTGGGGCGAGCCGGTCTTTGGTCCCGCAGTCGCTGGACGGGACGGCGCGGCTACGTACGGTTTCACGCCCGGCGCGGCTTTGGCTGCAACCGCACTGTGCTGTAACTCCGCCACGCTCGCGACGGGCTTGGCAACGGCTGCGTGAGCAGGAACTCCGTGATTTGCGGAGGCGAAGTTCGACTTATCTTGCTTGGCCACCTGCTCATGCTGCTGCTGGGAGGCGGTGGGTTGGATGTGCGGCAGCGAAGCAAAGGCTTGCTGCTGCTGGGTTGGCCTCGCGGTCACTCCATTTGGTCCGCCGTTGAAGCTCGTGTGATTGTTGTTGACGATGGTGGTGTTGTTGATCACGGTTGTGTTGACATAGGTGTTGCGAATGACAGTGGTGTTTACGCTGACTGCGGCTGTGTTGTACGCAAAGTTTCCACCTCGCC contains these protein-coding regions:
- a CDS encoding YXWGXW repeat-containing protein; translation: MSFAQFSIGISINIGPPALPVYVQPPCPQPNYMWTPGYWAWDGIGDYYWVPGTWVQAPQPGYLWTPGYWGYGDDGNYAFHNGYWGTQVGFYGGVNYGFGYGGGGFAGGEWRGGNFAYNTAAVSVNTTVIRNTYVNTTVINNTTIVNNNHTSFNGGPNGVTARPTQQQQAFASLPHIQPTASQQQHEQVAKQDKSNFASANHGVPAHAAVAKPVASVAELQHSAVAAKAAPGVKPYVAAPSRPATAGPKTGSPQPAAKTSNPPAAVHPAPEAKPAQAPATRPGQATPVKPLPGARPAEQSPRPGTEPAPRPQTAPVSKPAPKAAPRPPAPKTAPHPAPPKETPPERKPEA